GGTCTTCTCCGCCACGGCAAGGCTCCATCCTAGCAGGTTCACCGGTCCCAGTAAAAATTCACGCCGGTCCGCGGCAGGGACGCCGTGTCTACGTTGCCTGGAACCCAGCGCCGTCAGGCGGGTCCACCAGCCGATCAACGGCGCGCAGGGCGGAGAGCACGCAGTCGTTCAGCCCCACACCCCGGTAGGCGTTGCCGGCGAAGAGGAGTCCGGGATGCCGCGCCTCGGCCGCCTCCAGCGCCGCCAGACGTTCGCCGTGGCCGAGGGTGTACTGCGGGATGCCCCTCGGGTGGCGGAACACGCGCAGGAGTTCGGGCTGCCCCACAATCCCGAGCAGTGGGGAGAGCTCCCGCTCCGTGGTGGCGATCAGCACCTCGTCGGAGAGGTGCAGGACATCGGGGTCGGTGGCGCCGCCCAGCATGGTGCGCAGCAGCACGCGGCCTTTCGGGGCCTGCCCCGGAAAGAGGGACGAAGTCCACAGGCAACCCAGCAGGCGCGGCCCCTGGCCGCGCGGGACAAGGAATCCGAACCCGTCCAGGGGATGGCCCACCCGGTCACGGCGGTATCCCGCGCAGACCACGGCCAGCCCCGCATAGGGTATGTCCAGCAGGGCCTTTGCCGCCTCCGGCGCCAGCCCCTCAATCATGGGCGCGGCGGCGTAGGCGGGGCAGGCCATGATCACGTTCCGCGCCAGATACCGCGTTCCGTCGGCGAGCAGCACCCCGTACAAAGCCCCGTCGTGGTCCACGCGCCGCACGGCATGCCCCGTCAGCAGCGCGCCGCCCAATTGTTCCGCCACGATTTCCGGCAGGCGGCCAATGCCCCCGGCGAGAGTGGTGAGCGTGCCGGAAGGCCCCGCCGGACTTGCGCCGGGGCTGGTCTTGCGCCTGGCCAGCATGGCCCTCACCAGCCCCCCGTGTTCGCGCTCCATTGAGGCCATCCTGGGAAAGCAGTGCTCCAGGCTCAACTGGCGCGCGTCGCCGCCGAAAATGCCGGAAACCATCGGACCCACCAGCAGCTCCGCCGCCTCGCGGCCAATCCGGCGCGCCGCGAAGTCGTGGATGGTTTCGCCCGTGTGGTCGCGGCGCGGCGGAATGAGGGGCTCGCAGCAGAGCCGCGCGCGTCCCCCCGGGGACAGGAGGGGCGAGGTGAAAAAGGCGGGCGGCATCTTCACCTGGTGCAGCCGCCCGCCCCTGTAAATGAACCGTTTCGCCGCCGCCGCGTTCGCCTGCCGCAGTTCCCCGGACACCCCCAGCGCCTCCATCCATTCCAGTGTGGCCGGTTCGCGGTCCAGAAAACCGTTCGGCCCCCAGTCCAGCGTGTAGCCGTCCTCGGTGTTGGAGAGCGTGGTGCCTCCGGGCCGGGTTGACGCCTCGAATACCCGGACCCCTTCGGGTCCGAAGCGCCGCGCCGCATGCCATCCGGCGCACAGTCCGGTGATGCCGCCGCCGATTACCGCCGTGTGCAGTGTCTGGTCCATGCCCGCCCCTTCCGTGTCAGACCGTTCTGGAAAAGCCGTGCGGCCTGTCCGTCCTTTTCAGGTATGCGTCGAAAACCATGCAGATGTTGCGCACAAAGACCGCGCCCAGGGGAAGGATGGTGATGCCGTCCGCGTCCAGCGTCAGGAACCCCTCCCCCGCAAGGTCCTCCAAGTCTCTCCTCTCCGACGCGAAAGCCTCCCCGAAAACCACGCCAAAGCGGCGTTCCACCTCGGAGAAGTCCAGCCTGAAATTGCACATCAGCTCGCGGATGATCCAGCGGCGAAGCAGGTCGTCCGGTGAGAGGGCGATGCCCAGCGCCGTCGGCAGGGTGTCCGCGGCCAGCGCCGCATGGTAGGCCTCCAGGGTCTTGTGGTTCTGGGCGTAGGCGTCCCCCGCCTCGCTGATGGCGGACACGCCGAATCCGAGCTGGTCCGGCGCGGCGGCCACGGTGTACCCCATGAAATTGCGGCCCAGTTTCCCGGCCCTCATCGCGCGGGAGAGTTCATCCCCGGGCCTGGCGAAATGGTCCATGCCTATGGGCTGATAACCGGCGCCCAGGAAATGGTTGCGCGCCTGGGCGAAGAGGGCGTATTTCTCCGGCCCGGCGGGCATGGGCAGCCCCTCCAGGCCCTTCTGGTGCTCCAGCCGTCCGGGAAGATAGGCAAAACCGTAAATGGCCAGTCGGTCCGGCCCCATCTCCGAGACGATGCGCAGGGTTTCCGCCCAGCCTTCGGTCTCCTGGAGGGGCAGTCCGTAAATCAGGTCCATGTTGACCCCGGCAAATCCCAGGTCCCGGCACTTGCCGTAGACCCTGCGCGTGTCCTCCACGCTTTGGTTGCGCATCACCGCGGCCTGCACCTTCGGGTCCAGGTCCTGCACGCCCATGCTCACCCGGTTGAAGCCCAGCCCCCGCAGCGTCTCCAGATGCGGGTCCGTGACCGAGCAGGGGTCAATTTCAATGGCCAGCTCCGCGCCGGGGAGCAGGTAGAAATGCGCCGTTATGGCCCCAAAAAGCCCGGTCATCTCCTCCGGGCTGAGGTAGTTGGGCGTGCCCCCCCCCCAGTGCATCTGGCTCACCCCGCGCCGGTTCCCCAGCAGGCCGGCCACCAGCGTGATTTCCCGCGCCAGACCGCCGAGATACGCCGAAACCGGGGTCCGGTCGGGGGGCACCAGCGTGTTGCACCCGCAGTATAGGCAGCGCGAGGCGCAAAAGGGCAGATGCACATACAGCGACAGGGGCGCGTCCGAATCCGCCGCGCGGCCCAGCGCGCGCCTGTGCTGTTCCGGGCCGAAATCCGGCCCCCACTCCGGGGCGGTCGGGTAACTGGTGTACCTCGGTCCCGGAATGTCATGCCTGATGAGCAGTTCCCGTGTGACTTCCAAAATGTCTCCTTTGCGGGGCGTCCGCCCGCCCTGCACGGCCGCGCCCGGCCTGTTTCTGTTGAACTGTCAACACCGTTGCGTCATAGTATGTTCACCGTTGGCCGTTTTCAAGGTTTTACCGCGCATGGACGAAGTTCAGACCCGCTGGCTCTTTCTGCTCTTCATCGCGAGCGTCATCACGCTGGCGGTGAGCCTCTTTCTGTATTACCAAAACCTGCGGCGCCGCGCCTTCATCGAGGTGGCCGCCAAACTGGGGCTCCAGTTCAGCCATCTCAGCTACGGCCTGCCCAAGCGCCTGGGGCTGCTCTACCAGTTGCGCCGCGGGA
This region of Candidatus Hydrogenedentota bacterium genomic DNA includes:
- the hemG gene encoding protoporphyrinogen oxidase, encoding MDQTLHTAVIGGGITGLCAGWHAARRFGPEGVRVFEASTRPGGTTLSNTEDGYTLDWGPNGFLDREPATLEWMEALGVSGELRQANAAAAKRFIYRGGRLHQVKMPPAFFTSPLLSPGGRARLCCEPLIPPRRDHTGETIHDFAARRIGREAAELLVGPMVSGIFGGDARQLSLEHCFPRMASMEREHGGLVRAMLARRKTSPGASPAGPSGTLTTLAGGIGRLPEIVAEQLGGALLTGHAVRRVDHDGALYGVLLADGTRYLARNVIMACPAYAAAPMIEGLAPEAAKALLDIPYAGLAVVCAGYRRDRVGHPLDGFGFLVPRGQGPRLLGCLWTSSLFPGQAPKGRVLLRTMLGGATDPDVLHLSDEVLIATTERELSPLLGIVGQPELLRVFRHPRGIPQYTLGHGERLAALEAAEARHPGLLFAGNAYRGVGLNDCVLSALRAVDRLVDPPDGAGFQAT
- the hemN gene encoding oxygen-independent coproporphyrinogen III oxidase, which produces MLEVTRELLIRHDIPGPRYTSYPTAPEWGPDFGPEQHRRALGRAADSDAPLSLYVHLPFCASRCLYCGCNTLVPPDRTPVSAYLGGLAREITLVAGLLGNRRGVSQMHWGGGTPNYLSPEEMTGLFGAITAHFYLLPGAELAIEIDPCSVTDPHLETLRGLGFNRVSMGVQDLDPKVQAAVMRNQSVEDTRRVYGKCRDLGFAGVNMDLIYGLPLQETEGWAETLRIVSEMGPDRLAIYGFAYLPGRLEHQKGLEGLPMPAGPEKYALFAQARNHFLGAGYQPIGMDHFARPGDELSRAMRAGKLGRNFMGYTVAAAPDQLGFGVSAISEAGDAYAQNHKTLEAYHAALAADTLPTALGIALSPDDLLRRWIIRELMCNFRLDFSEVERRFGVVFGEAFASERRDLEDLAGEGFLTLDADGITILPLGAVFVRNICMVFDAYLKRTDRPHGFSRTV